The DNA sequence CAACGCCACCGGCGAGATGTCCTTCAACGTCCGGCACGTGGTTCTGGCCGCCGGCGCATGGAACCAGCGCCTGATGCCGAACTTGTTGGGTCCGGCCGCTCCACGACTGAGCGTCACCCAGCAGCAAGTCGTGCATTTCCCACAGCGCGAACCCGTCGAAGACTGGCCGGTCATGGTTCACCAGGACGAGTTCTTCGTCTTCGGCATGCCCGCCGGCGCGGCGGCGCCTGGGGCGATCAAGCTCGGTGAGCACGACCGAGGAACAGCGACGACGGCAGAGAGCCGAGACGGATTCGTGGATCCGCGGTGCATCGACCGGCTCGTCAATTACGTGGAGCGGTTTCTCCCGTCGCTGGTTCCTGAACCTTTCCAGGCGTTGTCCTGTCTATACACCTCGACGCCGACGGAAGACTTCGTCATCGACGCCGACGGACCAATCATCGTGTGCTCGCCGTGTTCCGGTCACGGGGCCAAGTTCGCCGCGTACACGGGAGAACTGGTCGCCGAGATCGCGACGGGAACCGGCAACCCGCCGGAGCGGTTCACGCTGCGCCGCCATTCGCGCTGAGTTCCCGACCCCCCGGCGGAGCACTAGTGCTGGCCGGCCTGACGAGGCGGGATGTCCAGTGCTTTGGCCGACTCCTGGTACATCCGCACGAATTCTTGCCGGATCTCCGGGCGTTCGGTGAGTGGCCGGCTCCACGGCACCCGTACGGTCCGCTCCGCACCGTCCACCACAACCCGGAAGTCCACTCCGGTTCCGTCCAGGTGAACGACCGTCGCCTCCGATGCCTCCGGGACACCCCCGAGGGCACGCACGATCAGCAGGGAATCGTCGTCGTGTTCGTCGCTCATATGCTCAGCAACGGCCGTAATCACGTCCGGTGCAAAAGGGTTGTCGCTCATCACGCCAGAATAGCTACGTGACATATACCCAGCCGACGCTGACCGACGACGACACCGCCCGGCTACGCGATGCCCTGAGCGCCGCGGACTACCGCGTCGACCCAGTCCACGAACTGCTGGGCGACCGCGCCGCCGCCGCGCTACATCGCAATCACACGATTCCTGGGCGAATGGCGGTGACCGGCAGCACGCCGCTCGAGGTCATGACCAAACTCTGGAGACTTCAGGCACCGGTGCCACTCAGCGCCGCCCGCAACGCGCTGCCACTCGACGCGCTACTCGACGGAGGCATCGTCGCCGCCGACGGTGACGAGGTCCGCGCGCTGGTCGACATCCGCCCCTATGCCGACGACACCGGCGACTGGTGGGTCGCGGCCGACCTCACGCCTGAGCTCGACGGTCGCACATCGCCGATCTCCGCCGACCACGTGCTCGGTCTCAACGCGGCATCGAGCACGCTGGCTCGAGTTACCGTGCGGCGTCCAGTGGGCCGGTCGCTGGATCTCGGCACCGGATGCGGGGTGCAGTCACTGCATCTGAGCCGGCACAGCGACTCCGTCATCGCCACCGACGTCAATCCCCGGGCGCTGCGGATGGCGGCGCTGACCACCGGACTGAACGGCGTCAGCGCGGATCTTCGCCAGGGCAGCTTGTTCGAGCCGGTCGCGCAGGAACGTTTCGATCTGATCGCCACCAAT is a window from the Phytoactinopolyspora mesophila genome containing:
- a CDS encoding FAD-dependent oxidoreductase encodes the protein MPPEQAENTIYDVAVVGAGLMGACTAWALARRGLRAVVLEQFQPGHPSGSSHGSSRIFRRVYPDPFYVELTARASDSWQRLEDDTGVTLRTFTGAVDHGAGREPRRLASLLSDQSVPHQLLSAAEAQERWPHMAFDTDVLYHPDAGVLDADLAVRSALARARADGADVYLDTRVTEVAPGHYGVLVRAANATGEMSFNVRHVVLAAGAWNQRLMPNLLGPAAPRLSVTQQQVVHFPQREPVEDWPVMVHQDEFFVFGMPAGAAAPGAIKLGEHDRGTATTAESRDGFVDPRCIDRLVNYVERFLPSLVPEPFQALSCLYTSTPTEDFVIDADGPIIVCSPCSGHGAKFAAYTGELVAEIATGTGNPPERFTLRRHSR
- a CDS encoding DUF2470 domain-containing protein — translated: MSDNPFAPDVITAVAEHMSDEHDDDSLLIVRALGGVPEASEATVVHLDGTGVDFRVVVDGAERTVRVPWSRPLTERPEIRQEFVRMYQESAKALDIPPRQAGQH